The proteins below are encoded in one region of Micromonospora sp. DSM 45708:
- a CDS encoding S1 family peptidase: MRLRPLLAVLTTALAGVLATASGAGAAPAGPQPIIGGSTVSSAPWAAAVFSNGSFTCSGSVIASQWVLTARHCVSGTMSVRVGSVYYASGGVTRTVSASYTRNDLALLRLSSTVSTSTVSLASSNPPVGSTNSIYGWGMTCYSGCGASPQLKTASVQVTSTNATDAYGGQAIRSTRINGNAWRGDSGGPQFYNGQQVGVASTADGSSIQNYGSVAYNRSWITSVAGV; this comes from the coding sequence ATGCGCCTCCGTCCCCTGCTCGCCGTGCTGACCACCGCGCTGGCCGGCGTGCTGGCCACCGCATCCGGCGCCGGTGCCGCGCCGGCCGGCCCGCAGCCGATCATCGGCGGGAGCACCGTCTCGTCCGCGCCGTGGGCCGCGGCGGTCTTCAGCAACGGCTCGTTCACCTGCTCCGGCAGCGTGATCGCGTCCCAGTGGGTGCTCACCGCCCGGCACTGCGTCAGCGGCACGATGTCGGTCCGGGTCGGCAGCGTCTACTACGCCTCGGGCGGCGTCACCCGGACCGTGAGCGCGTCCTACACCCGCAACGACCTGGCCCTGCTCCGGCTCTCCAGCACGGTCAGCACCTCCACCGTGTCGCTGGCCAGCAGCAACCCGCCGGTCGGCTCCACCAACTCGATCTACGGCTGGGGCATGACCTGCTACAGCGGCTGCGGCGCGTCGCCCCAGCTCAAGACCGCCAGCGTCCAGGTGACCAGCACCAACGCCACGGACGCGTACGGCGGCCAGGCGATCCGGAGCACCCGGATCAACGGCAACGCGTGGCGGGGCGACTCGGGCGGCCCGCAGTTCTACAACGGTCAGCAGGTGGGCGTGGCCTCCACCGCCGACGGCTCCAGCATCCAGAACTACGGCAGCGTCGCGTACAACCGGTCCTGGATCACCTCGGTGGCCGGTGTCTGA